The genomic DNA AACCCCAAATCCACGAAACTAACGTTTGACGTTTTCTTAAAAGACAAGTCCCAATTTTATATGGAGGCTGAGCCTTTATTTAACTAAGCAGAACTTTTTATcttgaaagaaaataaagtcttaaaaccaaaaataaaacaaactttggaacccgcattttttttagttaattaaataaaatttatttttttcattagctgacaacactaattaagaatttttatcatggcaacatgcttataactcacaccctgacagattgacAGTGACTttcgcgtagtagcgttcgtttatggcgttttatagcaatttaaggattttttttgtttaatgcttctctgtctaccatttaatatttctttttaacttgtgttttattgacatttgacaatattaaatgacattgacagcttacacagGATaagaattcaattccaggtgtttttattggctgttttgaacacttttaccatattgtctatgtttaatttgtaaacaagggagctaaacaaaaaaaaatatttatctaattaaataaagaaagttccaaaaattctgaaaattaatttctcAACATCAATTTgtatccgtaaaaaatattatcgacctgcttaaaaattacaaataataaaaacccattttgggacatgtcctttggaGATGCATTATATCACTTGCGTAGCTAAAATAGAAAACGTATACGCCATTTCCATTACCTAACCATTAAGATGTGGTTTATCTACATAGTTCCGCATTTTTTGAGACTCACCTTCTCTAGCCAAGTACACCTGACGCCAGTCCTTCTCAACCTTCCGGAAGACGTTGTTCACATCCCACACTCCGTCATGCCAGCCGTCCACCGTATGCTGTGCATCATTGCAGCTGACGCGGTACTGGTCAGGAGCGGCGCAGTACGTCACCGTGGTCGTGCCCGGTGCAGAGAACTCGAACGTGTGGTGCTTCGCTTTGCCCATCTCCCCCCGCTCTAACCTCCATTCTTTGGAGCCGGATATTCGTCCGTGGGATTCGTAGTCTGTCGGTTGTctgaaaatatttgtttcttttctgAGTCTTCTTTTAATTTCGGCTTTTTAGCGACCATTGACTTCGATTATGGCAAGTTTTTTGGAGATAAGTATTTTgttgttagtttgtttttgaGTGAGAAGTCTTCGTTTAAGGTTAGTCTTTTTAAAGTGCCAATGGACTTTGATTATGCAGAGTTGTTTGAAGAAGAATTGAGATGGAGTATTAGTGCGTTAGTTCTAGGTGCTCGCGCAGCGTCAGCAGCGCGGACACCAGCTCCGACTGCGACACTTGTGTGTGCCTCACTCACCTCTCGACCATGAGGTCGGCCAGCTCGCGCAGGTTCCTCACGCTGAGGTACTTGCGGCGCGCGGCCGACAGCTGCGCGTGGCGGTGCTCGCGCAGCGTCAGCAGCGCGGACACCAGCTCCGACTGCGACACTTGTGTGTGCCTCACTCACCTCTCGACCATGAGGTCGGCCAGCTCGCGCAGGTTCCTCACGCTGAGGTACTTGCGGCGCGCGGCCGACAGCTGCGCGTGGCGGTGCTCGCGCAGCGTCAGCAGCGCGGACACCAGCTCCGACTGCGACACTTGTGTGTGCCTCACTCACCTCTCGACCATGAGGTCGGCCAGCTCGCGCAGGTTCCTCACGCTGAGGTACTTGCGGCGCGCGGCCGACAGCTGCGCGTGGCGGTGCTCGCGCAGCGTCAGCAGCGCGGACACCAGCTCCGACTGCGACACTTGTGTGTGCCTCACTCACCTCTCGACCATGAGGTCGGCCAGCTCGCGCAGGTTCCTCACGCTGAGGTACTTGCGGCGCGCGGCCGACAGCTGCGCGTGGCGGTGCTCGCGCAGCGTCAGCAGCGCGGACACCAGCTCCGACTGCGACACTTGTGTGTGCCTCACTCACCTCTCGACCATGAGGTCGGCCAGCTCGCGCAGGTTCCTCACGCTGAGGTACTTGCGGCGCGCGGCCGACAGCTGCGCGTGGCGGTGCTCGCGCAGCGTCAGCAGCGCGGACACCAGCTCCGACTCGGACACTTCTGTGCGACGGGACAACATCTACGACATAACATAACACAGAACATTACACAATTAcccaatattttatattccacGAAACTTATGTAGTcagcatcatcatatcagccgatggacgtccactacaggacctaggccttttgtagggacttccaaacatcacgaccctaaaacacctgcatccagcgaatccctgcgactcgcttgatgtagtcagtcCTCCTgatggggggtcaaccaacactgcgctttttattGCAGGGTCACGATTCCAGCAGCTTGGGATCTCAACGTCCtccttcgaactatgttccaCGCACAATTTAGCTTCACGACTCattgaactatgtcggtgacttcatctgcggatctcctcatacaTGCACTTACGAGTACGCACCTGTTTGTGGTTGCTGCTGTACCGCCAGCTCACGTCCTGCAGGTCGTCGCGCGACACGGCGATGACGTAGGACAGCTGCTTGTTCCAGCCGTGCGAGTAGATGAGCGGCGTGTTGAGCTTGCCCTCGCACGGGTCCGCGTGCAGCCAGGACCTCGAGTCGTAGTCGAACACCTGCCACACAGCGGCGTGCATGACATTTTTAACCATGGTATGTATAAGTCCTTACTATAAGAGAAGCTAAACACTGGCTCATCTTTACACCGCGCACGACCACTCAGGTCGAGCGCCGGTGACGGACTGACtcattgcccccactaccaatgtacatgatatagtgtatgtagtattgtaggtatctatttagtatacacaaacactacagtttttttttttttttttttttattctttacaagttagcccttgactacaatctcacctgatggtaagtgatgatgcagtctgagatggaagcgggctaacttgttaggaggaggatgaaaatccacacccctttcggtttctacacggcatcgtaccggaacgctaaatcgcttggcggtacgtctttgccggtagggtggtaactagccacggccgaagactcccaccagccagaactggacaaattaagaaaatctcaatctgcccagccggggatcgaacccaggacctccgtcttgtaaatccaccgcgcataccactgcgccacggaggccgtcaatatgcacaagaagtaaaaattggaaaattccttattCAACTATGTATTTTGTGGTCCAACATAAGTTTGTATTAAATCCTAAGAGTAAACAAAGCATtcttgcatctatgaagtgcactaCTACACAGAGGACTGCAATTATTGCAATGCCGATTGTAGATTTTAACATCCAAAAAACGTCCTTAACGATCTTGACGACAACATAACAACCCGTCCCAGTCAACACAAACATAAGCTACACAGAGTCTTCGCCGGAAGACGACATCAGGTCGTAGGGTCTATCTAATGGTGGTGTAAGGACTGATACACCCAAGGCAAAACATTcatcccgaacggccctcttaGCCGTGGgaccgagtctcagaggagacaccATTAGCAAGTCGTTCCGCCCGTCTCTTCTGTATCTGCCTTCAGGCCCTATTAGGTGATGCtactgcgctcgcccaaaaccccggtgacgtcgctgaggtcccagtaaggagcctacggcactcaGACGTTCAGGAAAACTGTATTAGTTTGTTACCGCGGGAGGTGGGGGCGGGGGGCGCTCACCTCGCACCACACGTGGTCGGTGGTGTCGTACACGTAGCGGGTGTCGTAGCCGAGCGCGCGGCACAGCAGCGTGAAGCAGTTGGCCCACTCGCCGCAGCGTGCGCACGTCGTTGTACCGCGGGAGGTGAGGGCGGGGGGCGCTCACCTCGCACCACACGTGGTCGGTGGTGTCGTACACGTAGCGGGTGTCGTAGCCGAGCGCGCGGCACAGCAGCGTGAAGCAGTTGGCCCACTCGCCGCAGCGGCCGCGGCGCGTGCGGAGCAGCGTGCGCACGTCGTTGTACCGCGGGAAGTGGTACACTGACTGACACTCTATGCATTGATACACCTACAAAAATTGATCATTTATCATCTATTCATTCTATTAGTTCTCGATTTTGCAAGTGCATCCCAAGGATATAAAATTTCGATGTAAACTAAAGCATGTCATGTTAACTGTTTTTGACAACAATTATGATTGTTTATGTGTTTAGTTTTCTTGCAAATTCGTTTAAACAAAACCTTAAGAAAAGGCTAGAGACAAGTATCTTAGCATTCTATACATTCgctgtgtatgtgtgtatgggTGTGGGGTTCAACATGTTGCAGAGAGACAAACAAAAGAGATTTCTTTTGAATCTAAATAAACTGGTTAACACTGAACTACATTCTATTCCATTTTCTGACAACACTATTTTCCTCCAATCAGCTAAAAATAAGAACAAGAGTTACCTCAACCCTGCATGTCTCAGTGTCGCTCTTTAAAGTggaatttttcataaatctggTGCTGCCACCACAATCAGTGCAGTCTGGCTGGTCCACCCACGAGAAGAACTTGTGCTTGAACCAGCCCAGCAGTTCCAGCAGCAGTGCTATATCGAACGACATGTCGTCGCTTTTCAGCTCACCTGCAAGGATTTGAGTAAATATAACTCTGGTACCTGACATACAACATCAACCTTTAGTGCCCAAgggcggaaaaggcccaggaaagaagaagaacttTGATGCCCAGTAGTTACAAGGTCAAAGTATACTCAAGAacacctaaatttttttttaccccCTTTTAATACCAGAGATTATTGAGACATTGGAAACTAAGGTTCAAATGTTTCACACTTATTGCTAGGTATAATAGATATGGTAATACTAGCAGATGCTAGcatcttcgtccgcgtggaatttactttttcactaattcctcgggaaccatgtattttccaggatgaaaagtaacctatgtgttaattaagagtaaaatccatttccattccgaatttcagccaaatcggtatagtagttgcggcgttaaataaacatccatacaaacttccgcgtttataatattagtaggataggattacaAACTTACATACACACTATCTAATTGTGCACTCATGGGCAAGGTACCCATTATGGTGGCGCTATTATCTGTCTGGAGGCAAGGCTTATCGTAGgccaattaataataataatttaccagTTTTGATTTTCTTCTGTTGCTCCCTCATCCTGTCCAAAGCCTTTAGTTGCAGCGTCACCAGCGGGATGTGTTTGCGTGCTGTCTGCTGCAGATCCTCGTCTTCGTAATTGAGCATGTTGTTGAACAGGGTTTGGATTTTCAACAGCAAGCTGTTTTTTGTTGTCTGTTGGGATTGTTAGTTGATGGTTGATTTGTACTTCAAAACCaaagtttaactttttaaatttagtgagtacttatattaaaaatcatgatatatatttgttaaaaaagtaCAGTGgcaaaaatatgataataaagcAATAAAGAAAATAGGACTACAAGTTGTGcaactatttaataataattggagAAGGTATGCACAGAAATCGCCTATGGACTTTTTCAAACATTTCCCTCTATATTAGTAATACTTCAAGGGAATCATAAATGATACTGAGTTTTATGGCAactcatatttattttacagtgATGAATGATGACTTGACATTTATTGCCAAGCCAAAATCTTGGAAATGTTGCATTACCAGCTACAACGTAGTAGGCTGCTTCACGCAACGTTGCATTGATTTTGAAATcactataattttcatttgCTCTTTGTTTCAGTCTTCTATGGTCCACCTAGACGGGATACCCTAAGCATTTGCTTTAATAGCTTATagctaatccaggactgattCTACATACCAATACATTAGCAGGAACCAATTGAGGCAGCTTTTTCTGTGAGCTGACAATCTTTGTAACTGCCACATCAGTCACAGCAGGTCCACAGCAAAAGCTTATTTTTCTTTCCAAAGCCGCTTGAGCTATTCTCAGCTTGCTCAGTGTCTGCTCATTGGGGAATGCAAATCCATTGGGCACCTACAATCATACATCAtatcatagattttttttttctcatctcTTATTCTGTTACTTAGCAATCTGTCATACAACATTGAGTCATTCGTCTGTTGGTTAGAGATTGAGTGTCATCAGAAGGAGTAAGACCTACTTTGCTGTATTCTAACTATCTTTCTTGGCTAGATTTTAGTCTGCAAAACTGCAAGCTgccgtctcctctcagattatTTGCCAAGTCAGTGACATTTGATACTGTAGCACTGTATTTCCTACCTGACTGTCTTAACATTAAGATTATGCCggtgcaagaaccagctcatgactaaaggcccTATATGGGtttaaaactagtcgggcatactccaacatTGCATTAGATTTTTAgccatgttttataataaattaatatggtgGTGAATATAACCATACATTCACCCAACTTTGGACAGATTTGAAGGCTCTGAGGTGGCCTAAGctccattaaaaaatactatcaagCCTGCTCATCTGCACTGAAGCAATTGGTTTAAATCTAGGCTCAAACTTGCACTCCTCTATAAAACACAGGGGGCCTGTATATatcttgataaaataaaataattgatttatttacttGAAGTGGATATACCGCCGTTGCGAATAACACTGTACGATCAGCGAGACCGAgatgaaatttataatttaaataacataccGACTCAAATCCTATGTATTTGAGATAGTCATCGAAAGCCTGACAGTCCTGCATATTTTTGAAAGCATCACTCTCAATGGTTCTCAGTTCTTTATCGTGTGGATTCTCTAAAATGTGGTTGATATTACGCAAAAGTTCGTGGAGTATTTTACTGAACTTATTTATGTCTTTGATGTTTTGCTCCACTAGGGCTAAACGCGCCATGTCCTCCATTTTcggtttattataattttaatgctacggaatgtttatttattatcgcTCTATTGACCCATGTTATCACTCCATTTCACAAATCCACAATAATTTCAGTTTCACACTTGTCAAATTTTGATTTGTCATGTTAGATTCGTTCGAAAACTTTGCCAtgttggttttattttatttatagtataaaaccATTATAAAACTAATTTCCAGGCTTAACACAATtctttaggtacctactaaaaatcaaaattcaattttgtcattttcttCATCGATCGATATTGGTTTTCTTAATGTTTTGTATATGGCAACCGTCAAcggtctttttaaccgacttccaaaaaaggttctacgttcggctgtatgtatgttttttttttctaggtcTGTGATGGCTACCGTCTTTTAGCGgctaaatttgaaaataaaaatatacccttctttattttaaacttatgGATACAACTGGATACAACGTCCATACCGATTCACAGTCTATAATCTAAGACCATAGATTTACCATTCGGTACAAGTACGACCGACTTTTTCCTTGTAGGAGGCTTGTAGACAGCTATAAACATCTGTACCTAAGTGTACTATATAGATTTATGGCTATAAAGTCCACGATCCTCGACGATTTCCATGGTAACGGCAGTATAAACATTCTCTAAGTTTACTCAATATTCAAAATGAGAAAACATTCGCTTTTTGAAAGTAACAAAAACGACGGtaagaatatattaaaaatgagagTAAAGAAGAGCGtacagagtttttttttaatattaattattactttatacatgttaatattattttagatttgaAACGCGGTTCACAGAACTGGTTGCTTCATGCACGCTATGTTCGTGGTGAACACGCAATGTGTTTGGAGCTGGCAGAAAAGTTGCAGAAAGAAACTAACAATTCTCACAGATACgctcattttataaaggtacAAGCACCGACGcaccgtggtttcacccgcaagaatacggtgataattaATACGGAATACGAGAATGACAATTAACGTgcatttctattggtaaaagtttttcaaaattggtcagCCCAGCTCACAAAcataacctctttataatcatcatcatatcagccgatggacatccactggaggaccttttgtagggacttccaaacatcactatactaagccgcctgcatctagcgaatccctgcgactcgcttgatgtcgtcagtgtacctggtggggggggtctaccaacattgcgctttgtagtgcggggtcgccattccagcacctctttataatattagatagtaatttcattaaatttcagGGTGCAGTGTTGGCTGACGCGGGCAGGTTGCAGGAGGCGGTGGATAAGTTCCACAGCTGCATACGTTTGCATCCACAGGATCCGGAGCCGCTAAAGCAAGTTGCCAAGTGCCTGTTAGTAAGACATTATAGTTATTCAGTTGCTTGCATCTATAATAAaaccaaacaaactaattaaaaattagggGTTTCGCTACTACTTATTCATAAattgatgtaaattttaaaagctCAGAGCAAGCTAATAAAATTTACTAAACCATTATTTGTGTTTTAGGTATCGACAAGGCCGTTTTCAATTAGCACTCGAGGCTTACCTAGAAGCTGATAAACTGTCGAAGCATCCAGACCCAGAAATATACTGCGCTTTAGGTAAGAGAACTgaagaaaatattaagtatagtctgaccataaaaaaatcatatttttagcAGTCTCTGCAGTTATGCACAACACAAAGTTTTGTTACAGTCAGAAggaattagtaatttttttttgcatcatGGCGAATTGACGAAATTTTTATTTGCCTGGTTAGTCTATAATTAAGACATTTGGGTAACCTGATCTGGCAAAATGAAAACCTTAAATTGGTTGCGGGCACCATAAGTACCTCTCCATATTTTAACAGTCTGTGTATGCTAATAGAAGTAAGTTCCTTTTTTTCCGCAAGGTTGTTTGATTATTCTGGTCAAGCTTTACCTTTTGGCTTAACTGTACTCGTATTTGGCTttaaagataaatttaaaaagggTAGGGAGTTACGTACCACGATAAAACAGCGAAACTTTTGACTGTTGATATTCCGATTGAATGCGTGGAGTGTTGACAGAAAAAAACAGCATTGtaaattcattcgtaacactcctggtGATCCGCAGGGGCCAGAAAGCTGTTATTGGCACCCAATCAAATATCTGTATGATATACATCCAAATAAggttaaaatcattagtttccTCTTGGTAGCCGAATGTGCATGGAGTTTGGGTGACGCAGAGCACGGGATAGAATGGGCGCGCGCAGGGGAGAGTGCGGGGGGTGGGGAGAGAGCCGGAGCGCTGCTCGCCAAGCTGCTGCAGAATGTGGGAGACCTGAGCGGGGCTCTGGCGGCGTATGACCATGCTTTGACGTGAGTATATGTCTACTTTTGATAGACGAATGTGCATGGAGTTTGGGTGGGTGCGAGCCAGCACTCGCACCCATTCTacctctaataataataataaataatctataagCGCTGCTCGCTCATGTCGGCGACATTAAAAGAACAGTCCTATAGGCCTCATGAGaatgctcaaagtcactcagtgggcgataAAGCGAGCTACGcatggagtttctctgcattATCGAATCAATAATGAGGAAAGTCGCTGATGTcgcgaagatgaagtggcaatggcagggcttatagttcgaagaaccgaagGACGTTTGAGTCCCAAGGTACTAGAATGTCGAACTCCCACTGGGTGTTCCGAAAGCGGAATCCAGAGAGCCACCGGGTGGTGGCGTTCGTGCTGTTTGCcatttggaagtctatgcaagaggcctatttccagcagtggaagtccattgTCTGTTAAtgattctcattcccctccaactagtcggtaaATActttattaggagtgggtatgataATAGTCCAGTGggtggggatcaaaccaccacccctcggtgataagtcggGTCTGTGAAAAATGAATTTCCAGAACTCACGCTTGCACAGCAGACACCCTGGCATCAGCGGGTGCGCTGTGTCTCCGCGCTGGGGACCCTCGCAGAGCCTTCCAGCTGCTAGGCGAAGCTCTCTCCCTGCAGCCCATGCAGCACGCTGCAGCGCTGACACTAGCTGCAATGCTGCTGCAGCATAGAGACGTGGACGCTGGACTGGCGCGGCTTAAAGCGGCTTTAAGCGCTCATCCGACGTGTGTCGCGGCTCACTCTAATCTCGGACTCGCTTTGTTAACGAAGAAGAAGTTTGTTGCGGTAAGTTTTACTCTTAGCTTATACTTACTCAAGTTTAccttttttaactgacttcaaaaggaggaggttattagtttgattggtatgtttttttatgttataaactTGAGGAATTGACAAAATCTAAatgtaataggtacctacggACCTACCTATTTCCTTAtagtctttttaatttaattttttatcatccTAAAAGTTTCACATCCTAGAGTTTACTTGGTTAcacgcgctagtctcaggatttttttttaatatttttttcagtgttgtTGATTCCTTGAGGAAGGCTAGAGGCTAAACCTACGTACCTATAACATTTGGCTACCCTACATAGGTAAAGACCTGTAAAGACATGAGGCACCATAATtacatcatcatcctcattaacATTTTTAGCCCTCTCTTGATCATGGGTTTATTCTCAAAATGAGtggatagtccaccacgctagacCAATTTGCAGACACgtaaattattaagaaaattctcaggtacaggtttcctcacggctCACGATGTATTTCTTTGGGATGcattgtttaatttcttaaaatgcacataactaaaaagttggaggtgcatcattgaccggattcgaatcgaaggcagagatcatatggactatcacggctcttgtgcTTGTAATAGGACTAATTCTCCTTTTGCAGGCGCTAACATGTCTGCAGCGCTCAGTATGGGCGGCTCCACtgagcgcccgcgccgcccacAACCTGGGCTACGCGCTGCTCATCTGCAGGAGACCTGCCTCCGCCTTCTGCAGACTGGCTTCTTCTGCTGCACTCAAGCCGCAGCAGCATTATACTGTGAGCAAGCACCGGAGTCATCATTATCGTCTTAGCAGCCGATGGgcatccactgcaggatataggccttctgtagggacttccaaacatcacgatcctgagccgcctgcatctagcgaatacctgcgactcgccgACGTCGTCAGTCCAACTAGAGCGCTTTCTAgagcgaggtcgccattccagcatcttgggaaaTAGCACCGGAGTcttgtttaaaaatatcgaaGTATTCAAACCTGTTATGGGTACCTAAATAGTCTAAATACGTTTGGAAAATACAGACATCACTatctatctagccccaaagtaggtTAGTGTGAGAATGAATAAGATGAATAAGCGTATACCTACGTTGCATCTTCTATTTGCCAtgaaaatcccattaaaatcggttcagtcgttccaGAATACATATAGCCCTGAAAACACAGATACtcgtagataatttttttttaaatctgtgtgttttagtatcgtgtaaatagcttGAAAAGCACCTTAGATTAGACAACACGTGTTTCTAGAAAACCTAAATTAAGATAAATAGTAGCCGACACCCGCGGCTTCctcccgttcccgttagaatacgtCAAACAGATAAAGAGATTACCCCCCACGACTTACTTCAATACaacaactttacctctttataatattagtaggcaCAGATACCTACTTATGATCTAAATTGATTCCTAAAACACTTGTTTTGCGTTCTAGGTATTACTCATAGCGATCGCCCTTGAGCGTTTAGGAGACAGCAGAGCCGATGCTGCCTACAATCGAGCTGCAACTCTGGCACCACATGACCCTCTGATCAGACTCAACTTGGCTGGCAGACACGCTAGAGTTGGCAGATTGGTTGACGCGGTTGAAGAGGCTAGAGTGGTCGCAGAATTGCTACAGAGAGCACCAGACGCCCAGGTAACATTTGTTCTAGCGCTAAATAACTAAATGGT from Bicyclus anynana chromosome 20, ilBicAnyn1.1, whole genome shotgun sequence includes the following:
- the LOC112047667 gene encoding peptide-N(4)-(N-acetyl-beta-glucosaminyl)asparagine amidase: MEDMARLALVEQNIKDINKFSKILHELLRNINHILENPHDKELRTIESDAFKNMQDCQAFDDYLKYIGFESVPNGFAFPNEQTLSKLRIAQAALERKISFCCGPAVTDVAVTKIVSSQKKLPQLVPANVLTTKNSLLLKIQTLFNNMLNYEDEDLQQTARKHIPLVTLQLKALDRMREQQKKIKTGELKSDDMSFDIALLLELLGWFKHKFFSWVDQPDCTDCGGSTRFMKNSTLKSDTETCRVEVYQCIECQSVYHFPRYNDVRTLLRTRRGRCGEWANCFTLLCRALGYDTRYVYDTTDHVWCEVFDYDSRSWLHADPCEGKLNTPLIYSHGWNKQLSYVIAVSRDDLQDVSWRYSSNHKQMLSRRTEVSESELVSALLTLREHRHAQLSAARRKYLSVRNLRELADLMVERQPTDYESHGRISGSKEWRLERGEMGKAKHHTFEFSAPGTTTVTYCAAPDQYRVSCNDAQHTVDGWHDGVWDVNNVFRKVEKDWRQVYLAREEGEDTGTISWRMAAKEGLVFKSFSAEAKTAVYETGHIDWSLQFDDEDPIPAQINNRLATYSRVYRSVTLTARLSGGAGAVSWQHAQLFRQPLSDTSGVFHLRADLVPHAGDQ
- the LOC112047680 gene encoding Bardet-Biedl syndrome 4 protein homolog, with translation VYSIFKMRKHSLFESNKNDDLKRGSQNWLLHARYVRGEHAMCLELAEKLQKETNNSHRYAHFIKGAVLADAGRLQEAVDKFHSCIRLHPQDPEPLKQVAKCLYRQGRFQLALEAYLEADKLSKHPDPEIYCALAECAWSLGDAEHGIEWARAGESAGGGERAGALLAKLLQNVGDLSGALAAYDHALTTHACTADTLASAGALCLRAGDPRRAFQLLGEALSLQPMQHAAALTLAAMLLQHRDVDAGLARLKAALSAHPTCVAAHSNLGLALLTKKKFVAALTCLQRSVWAAPLSARAAHNLGYALLICRRPASAFCRLASSAALKPQQHYTVLLIAIALERLGDSRADAAYNRAATLAPHDPLIRLNLAGRHARVGRLVDAVEEARVVAELLQRAPDAQLASSLATLTGLLRDAGVDLSQTPTNSDEAKTQGTTELEPDEV